The following are encoded together in the Plasmodium knowlesi strain H genome assembly, chromosome: 8 genome:
- a CDS encoding iron-sulfur assembly protein, putative, translated as MFREAFSKRLLHLLSVNRMMFRGPCKCAYHFQKTNIPRKGGYAAHVKGEGGTKRLEHLVVRISRNRRSDPFEESGGERVAPRPADSQAEYGARFSTNGGTDNGGHFTASPSPNDESEKSGKEYLLNELNEFVSVGKRREEGGGTVKSSTQGENPNESGHLTQDDPPGQREHPVGVDHDEEVKLERLLKKRQGIKRDIVTITEKARDEIKKLIKEYHSKEDKDTNYVLKLFYIIKGCNGLTHSFNFVHRNELHVNDELIFEDESRKNILLAIDSKCVLYVINTTLDYYRDDLTERFIFTNPNVTSVCPCGTSFHFNPGGS; from the coding sequence ATGTTCAGGGAAGCCTTTTCAAAACGACTGCTCCACCTGCTGAGCGTAAACCGAATGATGTTCCGTGGCCCGTGTAAGTGCGCGTACCATTTTCAGAAAACGAACATTCCCAGAAAGGGGGGATATGCTGCGCATGTGAAAGGGGAGGGAGGAACCAAGCGCCTGGAGCACTTGGTGGTGAGGATAAGTCGCAATAGGAGAAGTGACCCGTTTGAGGAGTCGGGGGGGGAGAGAGTGGCGCCCCGTCCGGCGGATAGCCAAGCCGAATATGGGGCAAGGTTCAGTACTAATGGTGGCACAGATAATGGTGGACACTTTACGGCCAGTCCTAGCCCAAATGATGAAAGTGAAAAGAGTGGGAAGGAGTATCTGCTGAATGAATTGAATGAGTTTGTCTCCGTGGGTAAGCGGAGAGAGGAAGGTGGCGGTACGGTGAAATCCTCCACCCAGGGTGAAAACCCCAACGAGAGTGGACACCTCACACAGGATGACCCCCCTGGACAGCGTGAACACCCCGTGGGCGTCGATCACGATGAAGAAGTAAAGTTGGAAAGGCTATTAAAGAAGAGacaaggaataaaaagagacaTCGTAACAATAACGGAAAAAGCAagggatgaaataaaaaaactgaTCAAAGAATATCACAGTAAAGAAGATAAGGACACAAATTATGTTTTAAAGTTATTCTACATAATTAAGGGATGTAATGGATTAACACATTCCTTCAACTTCGTCCATAGGAATGAGCTGCATGTGAATGATGAGCTTATTTTCGAAGACGAATCTAGGAAGAATATCCTTCTAGCCATTGATAGTAAGTGTGTACTCTACGTTATTAACACTACGCTTGATTATTACAGGGACGACCTGACGGAGCGGTTCATCTTCACCAACCCGAACGTCACTTCCGTTTGTCCCTGCGGGACGAGCTTCCACTTTAACCCAGGCGGGAGTTGA